One Cryobacterium psychrophilum DNA segment encodes these proteins:
- a CDS encoding TetR/AcrR family transcriptional regulator, with protein MRVGEPTRFYGIKPVLRHLSEKWYDNRMTIVNGSEVQEPESRWSTHDPRAERTRQLIFTATRALMADPTASVSVADIVRTAGISRSSFYAHFASLDVVAAELLRVQFAQISADGVDLRGNDRSEGRSAARLGYARLVGHMLENFPLYSSVSELPLTRSAFDQIVDAYATRMLESVFEGENAPPQVDAELVTTYVAGGALTLISAWMRGHIDVSDDELVDQLVTLLPEWLIDTPTHTT; from the coding sequence ATGCGCGTAGGCGAGCCGACCAGGTTTTACGGTATAAAACCCGTTCTCCGACACCTGTCCGAGAAGTGGTATGATAATCGAATGACGATAGTGAACGGTTCCGAGGTACAGGAGCCGGAATCTCGCTGGTCAACGCATGATCCTCGAGCTGAGCGTACGCGCCAACTCATATTCACGGCTACACGCGCGCTCATGGCCGACCCCACTGCATCCGTGTCGGTAGCGGATATCGTGCGTACGGCGGGAATCAGCCGCAGTTCCTTTTATGCGCACTTCGCGAGCCTCGACGTCGTCGCCGCCGAGTTGCTCCGCGTGCAATTCGCGCAAATCAGCGCGGATGGCGTGGACCTGCGCGGGAACGACCGCTCGGAAGGGCGGAGCGCGGCCCGGCTCGGCTACGCCAGGCTCGTGGGGCACATGCTGGAGAATTTCCCGCTGTACTCAAGCGTGTCCGAACTTCCGCTCACGCGAAGCGCGTTTGACCAGATTGTTGACGCGTATGCGACCCGCATGCTGGAGTCGGTCTTCGAGGGTGAGAATGCGCCGCCCCAGGTCGACGCGGAGCTCGTCACGACCTATGTGGCGGGCGGGGCGCTCACACTCATCAGCGCCTGGATGCGCGGTCACATTGACGTATCCGACGACGAGCTGGTCGACCAACTCGTGACCCTGCTGCCCGAATGGCTGATCGACACCCCGACCCACACCACGTGA
- a CDS encoding ABC transporter permease, whose protein sequence is MSSNSVRPVTPTTAHARPARGSAGWDLLGSELSVLFRRRRTWAMLVSVALIPILLAVSVRLSSNELRPGQGPPFLDQVTQNGLFVGFTAMVVAIPLFLPLTIGVVAGDTIAGEAGLGTLRYLLVAPAGRVRLLLVKYLGAAAFCLVATLMLTATGALIGALLFPVGPVTLLSGDTISVAESLLRSLLIAAYVTVSLLGLAAIGLFISTLTDVPVGAMAATVVVSVVAQILDVLPQLSWLHPWLFSHYWLGFGDLLRQPIDLSSFASNAMLQGAYILVFGALAYGRFTTKDILS, encoded by the coding sequence ATGTCGTCCAATAGCGTTCGGCCCGTCACCCCCACAACTGCCCACGCCCGCCCCGCACGCGGTTCGGCCGGGTGGGACCTGCTCGGCTCCGAGCTGTCTGTGTTGTTCCGTCGTCGTCGAACCTGGGCGATGCTCGTGTCCGTCGCGCTGATCCCCATCCTGCTCGCGGTGTCCGTTCGGCTCTCCTCCAACGAACTCAGGCCCGGGCAGGGCCCGCCGTTTCTCGACCAGGTCACCCAGAACGGACTGTTTGTCGGGTTCACGGCCATGGTCGTGGCGATCCCGCTCTTTCTCCCCCTCACCATCGGCGTCGTGGCCGGCGACACGATCGCCGGCGAAGCCGGACTCGGGACACTCCGCTACCTGCTCGTCGCCCCCGCCGGTCGCGTGCGCCTTCTCCTGGTGAAGTACCTCGGCGCTGCAGCCTTCTGCCTCGTCGCGACCCTGATGCTGACCGCCACCGGTGCGCTTATCGGTGCGCTCCTCTTTCCGGTGGGACCCGTGACCCTGTTGTCCGGCGACACGATCTCCGTTGCCGAGTCACTACTGCGGTCCCTGCTGATCGCGGCCTACGTGACCGTTTCCCTGCTGGGCCTGGCCGCGATCGGCCTGTTCATCTCCACGCTCACCGATGTGCCCGTGGGAGCGATGGCGGCCACGGTCGTCGTCTCCGTGGTGGCACAGATCCTCGACGTGCTTCCGCAGCTGTCGTGGTTGCACCCGTGGCTGTTCAGTCACTACTGGCTCGGATTCGGCGACCTCTTGCGACAGCCCATCGACCTGTCATCATTCGCCTCGAATGCGATGCTGCAGGGCGCCTATATTCTCGTCTTCGGCGCCCTGGCCTACGGCCGGTTCACGACGAAAGACATCCTGTCCTGA
- a CDS encoding ABC transporter ATP-binding protein — MAIATRGLTKRFGRQTAVDSIDLAVPRGAVFGFLGPNGSGKTTSIRMLLGLTSATSGEISVLGEPMPGRLSEVLPRVGALVEGPAFYPFLSGTANLGRLDTADRHASSRTRRARVALALERVGLSHAANKKVHAYSLGMKQRLGIANALLTHRELLVLDEPTNGLDPQGTREVRSLIRSLAAEGTTVFVSSHLLAEVEQMCTHAAVMSAGTLVAQGTLADLGRGSERRVRITTPDVGAASRVLTDLGLVPVPVPMSGADAAQEDPAVMAAYPVGRTPAEAIVTALVAAEVRIRGFVLEEPSLEDRFVALTGEGFDVVQ, encoded by the coding sequence CTGGCAATCGCGACGCGCGGCCTGACCAAACGCTTCGGCCGTCAGACGGCGGTCGATAGCATCGACCTCGCCGTGCCGCGGGGTGCCGTGTTCGGTTTTCTCGGGCCCAACGGTTCGGGAAAGACCACGAGTATCCGCATGCTGCTGGGCCTGACCTCTGCGACGAGTGGTGAGATCAGCGTGCTCGGCGAGCCGATGCCTGGGCGGCTGTCTGAGGTACTTCCTCGTGTCGGAGCGCTCGTGGAGGGCCCCGCCTTCTATCCGTTCCTATCGGGCACGGCGAACCTCGGCCGACTCGACACGGCGGATCGGCATGCGTCCTCCCGCACGCGACGCGCCCGGGTGGCCCTGGCGCTCGAACGCGTGGGCCTCAGCCACGCGGCGAACAAGAAGGTGCACGCCTATTCCCTCGGCATGAAGCAGCGGCTCGGTATCGCCAACGCCCTCTTGACGCACCGCGAACTGCTCGTACTCGACGAACCCACCAATGGCCTGGACCCGCAGGGCACGCGGGAGGTGCGCAGCCTCATTCGCTCGCTCGCCGCCGAGGGCACCACGGTTTTCGTGTCGAGCCATCTGCTCGCGGAAGTCGAACAGATGTGTACCCACGCGGCCGTGATGAGCGCAGGCACCCTCGTGGCGCAGGGCACCCTCGCCGACCTCGGCCGAGGGAGCGAGCGACGGGTTCGGATCACCACACCCGACGTCGGCGCGGCCTCTCGGGTGCTCACCGATCTGGGCCTCGTGCCCGTGCCCGTGCCGATGAGTGGAGCAGACGCGGCGCAGGAGGACCCCGCGGTCATGGCGGCCTACCCGGTAGGCCGCACGCCCGCAGAGGCCATCGTGACGGCACTCGTGGCGGCGGAGGTTCGCATCCGTGGCTTTGTGCTCGAGGAACCCAGCCTCGAAGACCGGTTTGTCGCTCTGACCGGAGAAGGTTTCGATGTCGTCCAATAG
- a CDS encoding LolA family protein, which translates to MPHKSLKWLPAVIVPAVIVVGVITVPLQAGAAVDLPDKTPKQVLLMVSESTVTSFSGTVDQSSNLGLPDVDLGGAVSPSPSAPGGTTADASSQAVTTALELLTGSHTARIYADGPGNVRVQVLDRLAERDLISNGTDAWFYESDTNAVTHLAIPAHESATPEDKAAAVKEFAPGDLGTPAALADRFLSDLDPSTTVSVGNDTRVAGRTVYDLVLTPTSTETLVRSVSIAVDSETGMPLRVTVQANGQNEPAFEVGFTKVDFSAPSADLFEFTPPANATVTEQAIPAAPGADHMTSDDGTKPLPGDLPVVTGTGWDAVMELPAASVPEELTASPLFTQFTTKVEGGRTLSTSLVNILITTDGRILAGSVPIERLQAVATAP; encoded by the coding sequence GTGCCACACAAGTCGCTCAAATGGCTGCCGGCCGTCATCGTGCCCGCCGTCATCGTTGTCGGCGTGATCACCGTTCCGCTTCAGGCCGGTGCCGCCGTTGACCTCCCGGACAAGACGCCGAAGCAAGTGTTATTGATGGTGAGTGAGAGCACCGTGACATCATTTTCCGGCACGGTGGACCAGTCATCCAACCTGGGCCTTCCTGACGTGGACCTCGGCGGTGCGGTCTCGCCATCACCGTCGGCGCCCGGTGGCACCACAGCGGACGCTTCGTCGCAGGCCGTCACCACCGCCCTTGAGCTTCTTACCGGGTCGCACACGGCGCGAATTTACGCGGACGGCCCAGGCAACGTGCGGGTTCAGGTGTTGGACCGCCTCGCCGAACGAGACCTGATCAGCAATGGGACCGACGCCTGGTTCTACGAGTCGGACACGAATGCCGTCACGCACCTCGCCATTCCCGCCCACGAATCCGCAACGCCCGAGGACAAGGCGGCGGCCGTGAAAGAGTTCGCACCCGGCGACCTGGGCACTCCCGCTGCGCTGGCCGACCGTTTCCTCAGCGACCTCGACCCGAGCACGACCGTTTCGGTCGGCAATGACACCAGGGTCGCCGGGCGCACCGTGTACGACCTGGTCCTCACGCCCACATCGACAGAGACTCTCGTGCGCTCAGTATCGATTGCCGTCGACTCCGAAACCGGTATGCCGTTGCGTGTCACGGTACAAGCCAACGGGCAGAACGAGCCGGCATTTGAGGTCGGCTTCACGAAGGTCGATTTCAGCGCCCCCTCCGCCGATCTCTTCGAGTTCACGCCGCCCGCCAACGCCACGGTGACGGAACAGGCGATTCCGGCAGCACCGGGCGCCGACCACATGACGTCCGACGACGGCACGAAGCCCCTCCCGGGCGATCTTCCCGTCGTCACCGGCACCGGGTGGGACGCCGTCATGGAGCTGCCCGCGGCATCCGTCCCGGAAGAACTCACCGCCTCGCCGCTGTTCACGCAGTTCACCACGAAGGTGGAGGGCGGGCGAACGTTGTCGACATCGCTCGTCAACATTCTCATCACCACTGACGGTCGAATTCTGGCCGGATCCGTGCCAATCGAGCGGCTGCAGGCCGTCGCCACTGCTCCGTGA